In one Streptomyces sp. NBC_01288 genomic region, the following are encoded:
- a CDS encoding ABC transporter ATP-binding protein: MLLEVRDLHVEFRTRDGVAKAVNGVNYSVDEGETLAVLGESGSGKSVTAQAVMGILDAPPGKITGGEILFRGKDLLKFKEEERRKVRGAEMAMIFQDALSSLNPVLSVGDQLGEMFIVHRGMSRKDARTKAVELMDRVRIPGAAQRVRDYPHQFSGGMRQRIMIAMALALEPALIIADEPTTALDVTVQAQVMDLLAELQRELHMGLILITHDLGVVADVADKIAVMYAGRIVESAPVHDIYKSPAHPYTRGLLDSIPRLDQKGQELYAIKGLPPNLMHIPPGCAFNPRCPMAQDVCRTDEPELYEVDQHRGSACHFWRECLNG; the protein is encoded by the coding sequence ATGCTGCTCGAAGTGCGGGATCTGCATGTGGAGTTCAGGACCAGGGACGGGGTCGCCAAGGCCGTCAACGGGGTCAACTACAGCGTGGACGAGGGGGAGACCCTGGCCGTGCTGGGGGAGTCGGGGTCCGGGAAGTCCGTGACCGCGCAGGCCGTGATGGGGATCCTCGATGCGCCGCCGGGGAAGATCACCGGCGGGGAGATTCTCTTCCGCGGAAAGGATCTGCTGAAGTTCAAGGAAGAAGAGCGGCGCAAGGTCCGCGGTGCCGAGATGGCGATGATCTTCCAGGACGCGCTCTCCTCGCTCAACCCCGTGCTCTCCGTGGGCGATCAGCTCGGCGAGATGTTCATCGTGCACCGGGGAATGTCCCGAAAGGACGCGCGGACCAAGGCCGTTGAGCTGATGGACCGGGTGCGGATCCCGGGTGCGGCTCAGCGCGTGCGCGACTACCCGCACCAGTTCTCCGGCGGTATGCGCCAGCGCATCATGATCGCCATGGCGCTAGCTCTGGAGCCCGCGCTCATCATCGCCGACGAACCCACCACCGCCCTCGACGTCACCGTCCAGGCCCAAGTCATGGACCTGCTCGCCGAGTTGCAGCGCGAACTGCACATGGGGCTCATCCTCATCACCCACGACCTCGGAGTCGTCGCCGACGTCGCCGACAAGATCGCCGTGATGTACGCGGGCCGGATCGTCGAGTCGGCCCCCGTTCACGACATCTACAAGTCCCCGGCCCACCCGTACACGCGCGGCCTGTTGGACTCCATCCCGCGCCTGGACCAGAAGGGCCAGGAGCTCTACGCCATCAAGGGCCTGCCGCCGAACCTCATGCACATCCCGCCCGGCTGCGCCTTCAACCCCCGTTGTCCGATGGCCCAGGACGTGTGCCGGACCGACGAACCCGAGCTGTACGAGGTGGATCAACACCGGGGCAGCGCCTGCCACTTCTGGAGGGAGTGCCTCAATGGTTGA
- a CDS encoding ABC transporter permease yields MGRYVIRRLLQMIPVFIGATLLIFLMVNVMGDPIAGLCGDRQCDPATAAQLKREFGLDKPVWQQYLTYMGNVFTGDFGTAFNGQKVTELMATAFPVTIRLTLVAIVIEVVVGIALGVITGLKRGRPIDTGVLLLTLVVISIPTFVTGLLLQLLLGVEWGWIKPSVSPEATFSELIVPGLVLASVSLAYVTRLTRTSIAENRRSDYVRTAVAKGLPRRRVIVRHLLRNSLIPVVTFIGTDIGALMGGAIVTERIFNIHGVGFQLYQGIVRQNTQTVVGFVTVLVLVFLVANLLVDLLYAVLDPRIRYA; encoded by the coding sequence ATGGGACGGTACGTAATCCGGCGTCTGCTACAGATGATCCCGGTCTTCATCGGCGCCACACTGTTGATCTTCCTGATGGTGAACGTGATGGGCGACCCCATCGCGGGCCTGTGCGGCGACCGGCAGTGCGACCCGGCGACGGCCGCCCAGCTGAAGCGGGAGTTCGGCCTCGACAAGCCCGTGTGGCAGCAGTACCTGACCTACATGGGGAACGTCTTCACCGGTGACTTCGGGACGGCGTTCAACGGCCAGAAGGTCACCGAGCTGATGGCGACCGCGTTCCCGGTCACCATCCGGCTGACCCTGGTGGCGATCGTCATCGAGGTCGTCGTCGGCATCGCGCTCGGCGTGATCACCGGCCTCAAGCGCGGCCGGCCGATCGACACCGGCGTGCTGCTGCTCACCCTCGTCGTCATCTCCATCCCGACCTTCGTCACCGGCTTGCTGCTGCAACTGCTCCTCGGCGTCGAATGGGGCTGGATCAAACCGTCCGTCTCACCGGAGGCGACCTTCAGCGAACTGATCGTCCCCGGGCTGGTGTTGGCCTCGGTCTCCCTCGCGTACGTGACCCGGCTGACCCGGACGTCCATCGCGGAGAACCGGCGCTCCGACTACGTCCGTACGGCCGTCGCGAAGGGCCTGCCGAGACGCCGGGTGATCGTCCGCCACCTTCTCCGCAACTCCCTCATCCCCGTGGTCACCTTCATCGGCACCGACATCGGGGCCCTGATGGGCGGTGCGATCGTCACCGAGCGGATCTTCAACATCCACGGCGTCGGCTTCCAGCTCTACCAGGGGATCGTGCGCCAGAACACGCAGACCGTGGTCGGCTTCGTGACCGTCCTCGTCCTGGTCTTCCTGGTCGCGAATCTTCTCGTCGACCTCCTCTACGCCGTACTCGACCCGAGGATCCGCTATGCCTGA
- a CDS encoding DUF6113 family protein, with the protein MSATNGGSLLAQPLQRPSALRVSAYLGLFVLGAVVGAAGALVQAAWFPGGLLLALAGAAGAFVGGARATQGRGGAVAPAAGWMVAVILLTASRPEGDFLFGAGVGSYLFLLGGMAVAVICATLGLGRQPTSPDVRLGK; encoded by the coding sequence ATGAGCGCCACCAACGGCGGGAGTCTGCTCGCGCAGCCGCTGCAACGGCCGTCCGCGTTGCGGGTGTCGGCCTACCTCGGACTCTTCGTGCTCGGCGCTGTCGTCGGGGCGGCGGGGGCGCTGGTGCAGGCCGCGTGGTTCCCGGGCGGCCTGCTGCTCGCGCTCGCGGGAGCGGCCGGGGCGTTCGTCGGCGGGGCGAGAGCGACCCAGGGCCGGGGCGGTGCCGTGGCGCCCGCCGCCGGCTGGATGGTCGCCGTCATCCTGCTCACCGCCAGCCGCCCGGAAGGAGACTTCCTCTTCGGCGCGGGAGTCGGTTCCTATCTGTTCCTGCTCGGCGGGATGGCCGTAGCTGTGATCTGTGCCACGTTGGGTTTGGGGCGGCAACCAACCAGCCCTGACGTCCGACTTGGCAAGTGA
- the mshB gene encoding N-acetyl-1-D-myo-inositol-2-amino-2-deoxy-alpha-D-glucopyranoside deacetylase: MTELPSPTLRAGGPPSRCARRLLLVHAHPDDESINNGATMAKYAAEGAHVTLITCTLGERGEVIPPALRHLSGAGLAEERERELTAAMKALGVTDHGFLGGPGRYRDSGMMGTSDNDDPSCFWRADVDEAAGHLVEIISEVRPQVLVTYDPDGGYGHPDHIQAHRVAMRAAELAADAGQSIAKVYWNRVPRTVVEEGFARLGDALPELPFAASAAVDDVPGVVDDGRITAAVDGTAYAAAKTAALRAHATQIEVAPEQPYFVLSNHLAQPVFTTEYYELVHGVPGGAPETDLFEGLGL; encoded by the coding sequence ATGACGGAACTGCCCTCCCCCACCCTGCGGGCGGGGGGACCCCCATCTCGCTGCGCTCGTCGTCTGCTGCTGGTGCACGCGCACCCGGACGACGAGTCGATCAACAACGGCGCGACGATGGCCAAGTACGCGGCCGAGGGTGCCCACGTGACGCTGATCACGTGCACCCTCGGAGAGCGCGGCGAGGTCATCCCGCCCGCGCTGCGGCATCTGTCGGGCGCCGGACTGGCCGAGGAGCGGGAGCGCGAGCTCACCGCCGCCATGAAGGCGCTCGGGGTCACGGACCACGGCTTCCTGGGCGGCCCCGGCAGATACCGGGACTCCGGGATGATGGGCACCTCGGACAACGACGATCCCTCCTGCTTCTGGCGGGCCGACGTCGACGAGGCCGCCGGACATCTCGTCGAGATCATTAGTGAGGTGCGTCCGCAGGTTCTCGTCACCTACGACCCCGACGGCGGCTACGGCCACCCGGACCACATCCAGGCCCACCGCGTGGCCATGCGCGCGGCCGAACTCGCCGCGGACGCAGGGCAGTCGATCGCCAAGGTCTACTGGAACCGCGTCCCCCGGACCGTCGTGGAGGAAGGCTTCGCGCGGCTGGGTGACGCGCTGCCGGAGCTGCCCTTCGCCGCATCGGCCGCCGTGGACGACGTGCCGGGAGTCGTGGACGACGGGCGGATCACCGCCGCGGTCGACGGCACCGCGTACGCCGCCGCCAAGACCGCCGCGCTGCGCGCGCACGCCACGCAGATCGAAGTGGCCCCGGAACAGCCGTATTTCGTGCTCTCCAACCATCTCGCGCAGCCTGTATTCACCACCGAGTACTACGAGTTGGTGCACGGGGTACCCGGTGGGGCGCCCGAGACCGACCTCTTCGAAGGGCTGGGCCTGTGA
- a CDS encoding peptide ABC transporter substrate-binding protein, producing the protein MRGATHAKWAACAAAVALAATACGGGDSSSGGGGGDGSAVLSASWGDPQNPLEPANTNEVQGGKVLDMVFRGLKRYDPKSGKAEDMLADKIETTDSQNFTVTVKSGWKFSNGEAVTAKSFVDAWNYGASLKNNQKNAYFFGYIDGYDKVHPDSGSQSATTLTGLKVTGTDTFTIKLTQKFSTFPDTLGYAAYSPLPSTFFSDHAAWLKKPVGNGPYTISSYTKGSQMQLKKWDGYTGTDKAQNGGVTLKVYTDNNTAYTDLMAGNLDLVDDIPASQLKNVKSDLGGRYINTPAGIIQTLAFPYYDKNWNKSGSEKVRTGLSMAINRDQITNTIFQKTRTPATDWTSPVLGTEGGFQDGLCGDACKYNPTEAKKLVQEGGGIPGGQVKITYNADTGSHKEWVDAVCNSINNALGNDKACVGNPVGTFADFRNQIGQHKMTGPFRAGWQMDYPLIQNFLQPLYYTKASSNDGLWSNKDFDKLVNQANAETDTSKAIKLFQQAEGVVRDNMAAIPLWYQNGSAGYSDRLSNVALNPFSVPVYNEIKVS; encoded by the coding sequence ATGCGTGGAGCCACGCACGCCAAATGGGCCGCTTGCGCGGCGGCGGTAGCCCTCGCGGCGACCGCCTGTGGGGGCGGCGACAGCAGTAGCGGCGGCGGCGGTGGTGACGGCAGCGCGGTGCTCAGCGCCTCCTGGGGTGACCCGCAGAACCCGTTGGAGCCGGCCAACACCAACGAGGTGCAGGGCGGCAAGGTCCTCGACATGGTCTTCCGCGGGCTGAAGCGGTACGACCCGAAGTCCGGCAAGGCCGAGGACATGCTCGCCGACAAGATCGAGACCACGGACTCGCAGAACTTCACGGTCACCGTCAAGAGCGGCTGGAAGTTCAGCAACGGCGAGGCCGTCACCGCGAAGTCGTTCGTGGACGCGTGGAACTACGGGGCGAGCCTGAAGAACAACCAGAAGAACGCGTACTTCTTCGGGTACATCGACGGCTACGACAAGGTCCACCCCGACAGCGGCTCGCAGAGCGCCACCACCCTCACCGGGCTCAAGGTGACCGGCACGGACACCTTCACCATCAAGCTCACCCAGAAGTTCTCGACCTTCCCGGACACCCTCGGCTACGCGGCCTACTCGCCGCTGCCGTCGACGTTCTTCTCGGACCACGCGGCCTGGCTGAAGAAGCCGGTCGGGAACGGGCCGTACACCATCTCGTCGTACACCAAGGGCTCGCAGATGCAGCTCAAGAAGTGGGACGGGTACACCGGGACGGACAAGGCGCAGAACGGTGGCGTGACCCTCAAGGTCTACACCGACAACAACACCGCCTACACCGACCTGATGGCCGGCAACCTCGACCTCGTCGACGACATCCCCGCCTCGCAGCTCAAGAACGTCAAGAGCGACCTCGGCGGCCGGTACATCAACACGCCCGCAGGCATCATCCAGACCCTCGCGTTCCCGTACTACGACAAGAACTGGAACAAGAGCGGCTCCGAGAAGGTCCGCACGGGCCTGTCCATGGCGATCAACCGGGACCAGATCACCAACACGATCTTCCAGAAGACCCGCACCCCGGCCACCGACTGGACCTCACCGGTGCTCGGCACCGAGGGCGGCTTCCAGGACGGGCTGTGCGGGGACGCCTGCAAGTACAACCCCACCGAGGCGAAGAAGCTCGTCCAGGAGGGCGGCGGCATCCCCGGCGGCCAGGTCAAGATCACGTACAACGCGGACACGGGCTCGCACAAGGAGTGGGTGGACGCGGTGTGCAACTCCATCAACAACGCGCTCGGCAACGACAAGGCGTGCGTCGGCAACCCGGTCGGCACCTTCGCCGACTTCAGGAACCAGATCGGCCAGCACAAGATGACCGGGCCGTTCCGCGCCGGGTGGCAGATGGACTACCCGCTCATCCAGAACTTCCTTCAGCCGCTGTACTACACCAAGGCCTCCTCCAACGACGGCCTGTGGTCCAACAAGGACTTCGACAAGCTCGTGAACCAGGCCAACGCGGAGACGGACACGAGCAAGGCGATCAAGCTCTTCCAGCAGGCCGAGGGCGTCGTCCGGGACAACATGGCCGCCATCCCGCTCTGGTACCAGAACGGCAGCGCGGGCTACTCCGACCGGCTCTCCAACGTGGCTCTGAACCCGTTCAGCGTCCCCGTCTACAACGAGATCAAGGTCAGCTGA
- a CDS encoding ABC transporter ATP-binding protein, producing the protein MVESTAVTGSTVEPILEVTGLVKHYPLTQGILFKKQVGAVKAVDGVDFTLNRGETLGIVGESGCGKSTVAKMLVNLERPTEGSIKFKGEDISKMSGRALKAARRNIQMVFQDPYTSLNPRMTVGDIIGEPYEIHPEVAPKGDRRKRVQDLLDVVGLNPEYINRYPHQFSGGQRQRIGIARGLALRPEVIVADEPVSALDVSVQAQVINLLDRLQDEFDLSYIFIAHDLSIVRHISDRVGVMYLGRIVEIGKDEEIYDHPTHPYTQALLSAVPVPDPDARDHRERIILAGDVPSPTNIPSGCRFRTRCWKAQERCSLEVPLLAVPAEFRLASGPAAHDSACHFAEEKTVVPQDATPAEPADDLDQGAE; encoded by the coding sequence ATGGTTGAGTCGACAGCCGTAACAGGATCAACAGTTGAGCCGATCCTTGAAGTGACCGGACTCGTCAAGCACTACCCCCTGACCCAGGGCATCCTCTTCAAGAAGCAGGTCGGTGCCGTCAAGGCCGTCGACGGTGTGGACTTCACGCTCAACAGGGGAGAGACCCTCGGCATCGTCGGGGAGTCCGGCTGCGGCAAGTCGACCGTCGCCAAGATGCTGGTCAACCTTGAGCGGCCGACCGAAGGGTCGATCAAGTTCAAGGGCGAGGACATCAGCAAGATGTCCGGCCGCGCCCTGAAGGCCGCCCGGCGCAACATCCAGATGGTGTTCCAGGACCCGTACACCTCCCTCAACCCCCGTATGACGGTGGGCGACATCATCGGGGAGCCGTACGAGATCCACCCCGAGGTGGCACCGAAGGGCGACCGGCGCAAGCGGGTTCAGGATCTGCTGGACGTGGTCGGGCTCAACCCCGAGTACATCAACCGGTATCCGCACCAGTTCTCCGGCGGCCAGCGCCAACGCATCGGCATCGCAAGGGGGTTGGCGCTGCGCCCCGAGGTGATCGTCGCCGACGAACCCGTCTCCGCGCTCGACGTCTCCGTACAGGCCCAGGTCATCAACCTCCTCGACCGGCTCCAGGACGAGTTCGACCTGTCGTACATCTTCATCGCGCACGACCTGTCGATCGTCCGGCACATCTCGGACCGGGTCGGGGTCATGTACCTCGGCCGGATCGTGGAGATCGGCAAGGACGAGGAGATCTACGACCACCCGACGCACCCGTACACCCAGGCGCTGCTCTCCGCCGTACCCGTGCCCGACCCGGACGCGCGGGACCACCGGGAGCGGATCATCCTCGCGGGTGACGTGCCGTCGCCGACGAACATCCCCTCCGGGTGCCGCTTCCGCACCCGCTGCTGGAAGGCACAGGAGCGCTGCTCACTGGAGGTGCCGCTGCTCGCCGTACCCGCGGAGTTCCGGCTCGCGAGCGGGCCCGCCGCACACGACTCGGCCTGTCACTTCGCCGAGGAGAAGACGGTCGTACCGCAGGACGCGACCCCCGCGGAACCGGCGGACGATCTTGATCAGGGGGCGGAATAA
- a CDS encoding S9 family peptidase produces the protein MTTEADSFPRRHARTQRFTLGAPRAFTVSPDGSRVVFLRSPSGTDRANALWVLDPAAGTERVAADPRALLGGASEHLSPAERARRERTREGGAGIVGYATDSEAELASFALSGRLFTAGLRDGTARELPVPGPVIDPRPAPDGRHIAYVTGGALRVVGADGDGDRALAEPESEQVTYGLAEFIAAEEMSRTRGFWWSPDSDRLLVARADDTPVQRWWIADPAHPEREPQRVAYPAAGTANADVRLYVIGLDGTRTEVVWDRARYPYLARVHWSAAGAPLLLVQARDQRSQLFLAVEPDSGATRMVHADEDPIWLDLFPGVPCWSPSGRLVRIADEGGARVLAVGERLLTGPQLHVRAVLDVSDDNVLISASAGEDAPTPETGEVHVYRVNELGLERLSLEPGVHSAVRAGGVTVLISAVPDRPGTQVRVLRGNKKTVPIASHAEDPGLSPRITFTEGGARRVPCALLMPRDYNGTSPLPVLMDPYGGPHGPRVVAAHNAHLTSQWFADQGFAVLVADGRGTPGRSPAWEKAVHRDFTLSLDDQIDALQDLAKSHPLDLSRVAIRGWSYGGWLAGLAVLRRPDVFHAGIAGAPVTDWRLYDTHYTERYLGDPAKDPESYAKTSLVTDDGLSSPADPHRPLMVVHGLADDNVVVAHTLRLSSALLAAGHPHEVLPLSGVTHMTPQEQVAENLLLLQVDFLKRALGLA, from the coding sequence ATGACGACCGAGGCTGACTCCTTCCCCCGACGGCACGCCCGTACCCAGCGGTTCACGCTCGGCGCGCCGCGCGCGTTCACCGTGTCACCTGACGGTTCGCGGGTCGTGTTCCTGCGCTCCCCGTCCGGCACGGACCGGGCGAACGCGCTGTGGGTCCTCGATCCGGCGGCCGGCACCGAGCGCGTCGCGGCCGACCCGCGCGCCCTCCTCGGCGGCGCCTCGGAGCACCTCTCGCCCGCCGAGCGGGCCCGCCGCGAGCGCACCCGCGAGGGCGGTGCGGGGATCGTCGGCTACGCCACCGACAGCGAGGCCGAGTTGGCGTCTTTCGCCTTGTCAGGGCGGCTTTTCACGGCCGGGCTGCGGGACGGCACCGCGCGCGAACTCCCGGTACCGGGACCGGTGATCGACCCCCGCCCGGCCCCCGACGGACGGCACATCGCCTACGTCACCGGCGGCGCCCTGCGCGTCGTGGGAGCCGACGGCGACGGTGACCGGGCGCTCGCCGAGCCGGAGTCGGAGCAAGTCACCTACGGACTCGCCGAGTTCATCGCGGCCGAGGAGATGAGTCGTACGCGCGGCTTCTGGTGGTCGCCGGACTCGGACCGGCTGCTGGTCGCGCGCGCGGACGACACGCCCGTGCAGCGCTGGTGGATCGCCGACCCGGCCCACCCGGAGCGCGAGCCGCAGCGGGTCGCGTACCCGGCGGCGGGCACGGCCAACGCGGACGTACGGCTGTACGTGATCGGGCTCGACGGGACGCGCACGGAGGTCGTCTGGGACCGGGCGCGGTACCCGTATCTGGCGCGAGTGCACTGGTCAGCGGCGGGTGCGCCGCTGCTGCTCGTGCAGGCCCGGGACCAGCGCAGCCAGCTGTTCCTCGCCGTGGAGCCCGACTCGGGGGCGACCCGGATGGTGCATGCCGACGAAGATCCAATTTGGCTTGATCTTTTCCCTGGCGTGCCGTGCTGGAGCCCTTCGGGACGGCTCGTGCGGATCGCCGACGAGGGCGGAGCGCGAGTGCTCGCGGTGGGTGAACGCCTGCTCACAGGGCCGCAGTTGCACGTTCGCGCGGTGCTGGACGTCTCCGACGACAACGTGCTGATCTCCGCGTCGGCGGGCGAGGACGCGCCGACCCCGGAGACCGGCGAGGTGCACGTCTATCGCGTCAACGAACTCGGCCTGGAGCGCCTCTCACTGGAACCCGGCGTGCACTCGGCGGTACGCGCCGGGGGCGTGACCGTGCTGATCTCGGCGGTACCGGACCGGCCGGGCACCCAGGTCCGGGTGCTGCGCGGGAACAAGAAGACGGTGCCGATCGCATCGCACGCCGAAGATCCCGGTCTGTCCCCGCGCATCACGTTCACCGAGGGGGGCGCACGGCGCGTCCCGTGCGCCCTGCTTATGCCACGGGACTACAACGGGACCAGTCCCCTTCCGGTTCTGATGGACCCCTACGGCGGTCCGCACGGCCCGCGCGTGGTCGCAGCGCACAACGCGCACCTCACGTCACAGTGGTTCGCCGACCAGGGTTTCGCGGTGCTCGTCGCCGACGGCCGCGGCACCCCGGGCCGTTCACCGGCCTGGGAGAAGGCGGTCCACCGCGACTTCACCCTCTCCCTCGACGACCAGATCGACGCCCTCCAGGACCTCGCGAAGAGCCATCCCCTGGACCTCTCCCGAGTGGCCATTCGCGGCTGGTCGTACGGGGGTTGGCTCGCGGGACTCGCTGTACTCCGCCGCCCGGACGTCTTCCACGCGGGCATCGCGGGCGCCCCGGTCACCGACTGGCGGCTCTACGACACGCACTACACGGAGCGGTACCTCGGCGACCCGGCGAAGGACCCGGAGTCGTACGCGAAGACAAGTCTGGTGACGGACGACGGACTGTCCTCCCCCGCCGACCCGCACCGCCCACTGATGGTCGTGCACGGCCTCGCCGACGACAACGTGGTGGTCGCGCACACCCTGCGGCTGTCCTCCGCGCTGCTGGCCGCCGGCCACCCGCACGAGGTACTGCCACTGTCGGGCGTCACGCACATGACGCCGCAGGAGCAGGTCGCGGAGAATCTCCTGCTGCTCCAAGTGGACTTCCTGAAGCGGGCGTTGGGGCTGGCCTAG
- a CDS encoding ABC transporter permease produces MIPPTSSAVPLEVTDESLEKSITSPASKANESRSPGQLAWRRFKRDRTGVISAIIVIFFFAIALAAPLISKLYGKDPYTTYASQDPGLLDAFSYPAGPNGGMSSQFWFGIEPQLGRDVFTFLIYGIRTSLGIALAATLITTVVGVVVGVTAGYLGGKTDYFVGRIIDIVLSIPSTLFIIAFMPVVFGLFVAADDNIPTWLRATALIIMMSFFGWASIARLLRGQVLGLREREFVEAAKVTGASPARIVFKELLPNLWTPILIQSTLMLPAYVTAEAGFAFLGVGMIDPTPDWGVMIQRGAQFYTQDFTFMLFPGLAMVIFVLAFNLLGDSARDALDPKSKR; encoded by the coding sequence ATGATCCCCCCAACCTCATCCGCGGTCCCGCTCGAAGTAACCGACGAGAGCCTTGAGAAGTCGATCACTTCTCCCGCCTCGAAGGCCAACGAGAGCCGGTCCCCGGGTCAGCTCGCGTGGCGCCGTTTCAAACGGGACCGTACGGGCGTCATATCGGCGATCATCGTGATCTTCTTCTTCGCGATCGCGCTCGCCGCACCGCTGATATCCAAGCTCTACGGCAAAGATCCGTACACGACGTACGCGAGCCAGGACCCGGGTCTGCTCGACGCCTTCTCGTACCCGGCGGGTCCCAACGGCGGCATGAGCTCGCAGTTCTGGTTCGGCATCGAGCCGCAGCTGGGCCGCGACGTCTTCACCTTCCTGATCTACGGCATCCGGACCTCGCTGGGCATCGCCCTGGCCGCCACCCTGATCACCACCGTCGTCGGCGTCGTGGTCGGCGTGACCGCGGGCTACCTGGGCGGCAAGACGGACTACTTCGTCGGCCGGATCATCGACATCGTGCTGTCGATCCCCTCGACGCTGTTCATCATCGCCTTCATGCCGGTGGTGTTCGGGCTCTTCGTCGCCGCCGACGACAACATCCCGACCTGGCTGCGGGCCACCGCGCTCATCATCATGATGTCCTTCTTCGGCTGGGCGTCGATCGCCCGCCTGCTGCGCGGCCAGGTACTCGGTCTGCGCGAGCGCGAGTTCGTCGAGGCCGCCAAGGTGACCGGGGCGTCGCCGGCGCGCATCGTGTTCAAGGAACTGCTGCCCAACCTGTGGACCCCGATCCTGATCCAGTCCACGCTCATGCTCCCGGCCTACGTGACCGCTGAGGCGGGCTTCGCCTTTCTCGGTGTCGGCATGATCGACCCGACCCCCGACTGGGGCGTCATGATCCAGCGGGGCGCCCAGTTCTACACCCAGGACTTCACCTTCATGCTCTTCCCGGGCCTGGCCATGGTGATCTTCGTCCTGGCGTTCAACCTGCTCGGCGACTCGGCGCGCGACGCGCTCGACCCGAAGTCCAAGCGCTGA
- a CDS encoding ABC transporter permease, translating into MPEQPFEPERAIAGTGMGGPMDLATSEAETLEKTPGGPEGTGPAGKPRSLWSDAWRDLRRNPVFIISALVILFLVVISLWPSLIASGNPLKCDLAKAQEGSQPGHPFGYDGQGCDVYTRTVYGTRTSVTVGVLATLGVAFFGSVLGGLAGFFGGVWDSILSRVTDIFFAIPVVLGGLVLLSVVTSNTVWPVIGFMVLLGWPQISRIARGSVITAKQNDYVQAARALGASNSRLLLRHITPNAVAPVIVVATIALGTYISLEATLSYLGVGLKPPTVSWGIDISAASQYIRNAPHMLLWPAGALAITVLAFIMLGDAVRDALDPKLR; encoded by the coding sequence ATGCCTGAGCAGCCGTTCGAACCGGAGCGCGCCATCGCCGGCACCGGCATGGGCGGCCCGATGGACCTCGCGACGAGCGAGGCGGAAACCCTGGAGAAGACACCCGGAGGGCCAGAAGGAACAGGCCCCGCCGGCAAACCCCGTTCCCTCTGGTCCGACGCCTGGCGCGACCTGCGCCGCAACCCCGTCTTCATCATCTCCGCGCTCGTCATCCTCTTCCTGGTGGTCATCTCCCTCTGGCCCTCCCTGATCGCCTCGGGCAACCCCCTCAAGTGCGACCTCGCCAAGGCCCAGGAGGGCTCCCAGCCGGGCCACCCCTTCGGCTACGACGGCCAGGGCTGCGACGTCTACACGCGCACGGTCTACGGGACCCGTACGTCGGTGACGGTGGGCGTGCTCGCCACGCTGGGGGTGGCGTTCTTCGGATCGGTGTTGGGCGGCCTGGCCGGCTTCTTCGGCGGGGTCTGGGACTCGATCCTGTCCCGGGTCACGGACATCTTCTTCGCGATCCCGGTGGTCCTGGGCGGCCTTGTGCTCCTGTCCGTGGTGACGAGCAACACGGTCTGGCCGGTCATCGGCTTCATGGTCCTGCTCGGCTGGCCGCAGATCTCCCGCATCGCCCGGGGCTCGGTCATCACCGCCAAACAGAACGACTACGTCCAGGCCGCGCGGGCCCTCGGCGCCTCCAACTCCCGCCTCCTGCTACGCCACATCACCCCGAACGCGGTCGCCCCGGTGATCGTCGTCGCCACGATCGCCCTGGGCACCTACATCTCGCTGGAGGCGACCCTGTCGTACCTCGGGGTGGGCCTGAAGCCCCCCACGGTCAGCTGGGGCATCGACATCTCGGCCGCGTCCCAGTACATCCGCAACGCCCCCCACATGCTCCTCTGGCCCGCCGGCGCCCTGGCGATCACCGTCCTCGCGTTCATCATGCTCGGCGACGCGGTACGCGACGCCCTCGACCCGAAGCTGAGGTGA